DNA from Mycobacterium sp. SMC-8:
GGCTGCCGGAGTTCCCCGGCTCCTTCGCCGGTGAGTCGATCCACTCTCACTCCTACATCGATCCGTCGACGCCGCTGCAGCTGACGGGACAGCGCATCCTCGTGGTCGGCATCGGCAACAGTGCCGCCGACATCACCGTCGAGCTGTCCTCGAAGGCACTGCGCAACGAGGTGACGCTCTCGACGCGGTCCTCTGCGTGGATCGTGCCGAAGTACATCGCCGGGCGCCCCGGCGACACCTTCTGGCGCACCTCACCGCATCTGCCGCTGTCGTGGCAGCGCAAGGCGGTCCAACTGGTGGCGCCGATGCTGGGCACCGACCCGACGATGTACGGGCTCCCGCCTGCCGACCACAAGCTGTTCGAGGCCCATCCCACCCAGTCGGTGGAACTGCCGCTGCGGCTGGGGTCGGGCGACGTGACACCGAAGCCGAACGTCGCACGGCTCGACGGACACACGGTCCACTTCGTGGACGGCACCAGTGCCGACTTCGACGTCATCATCTACGCCACCGGGTACAACATCACCTTCCCGTTCTTCGACCCCGGTTTCATCAGCGCTCCCGGCAACTACATCCGGCTCTACAAGCGGATGTTCAAGCCGGGTATCGACGACGTGGTCTTCATCGGCTTCGCCCAGGCGGTGCCCACCCTGTTTCCGTTCGTCGAATGCCAATCCCGGCTGCTGGCCGCGTACGCCGTCGGCCGCTACGCGCTGCCGACGACGGACGAGATGGAGCGGACCATCGACGCCGATCAACAGCTGCACGCGGGCCACTGCACCGACCGGCCGCGCCACACGCAGCAGGTCGACTACTTCGTCTACGAACACGATCTGCTCAAACGAGAGATCCCGGCGGGTATCAAGCGCGCCCAGCGTGTGGCGGCGGT
Protein-coding regions in this window:
- a CDS encoding NAD(P)/FAD-dependent oxidoreductase yields the protein MQREAPRVAVIGAGISGLTAGKMLKDYGVGYTTFETSDRIGGNWAFGNPNGHSSAYRSLHIDTSKHRLSFRDFPMPENYPSFPHHSQVKEYLDAYAAAFGLLEHIEFGNGVVHAAREDAGGWRILDQAGAERTFDLLVVANGHHWDPRLPEFPGSFAGESIHSHSYIDPSTPLQLTGQRILVVGIGNSAADITVELSSKALRNEVTLSTRSSAWIVPKYIAGRPGDTFWRTSPHLPLSWQRKAVQLVAPMLGTDPTMYGLPPADHKLFEAHPTQSVELPLRLGSGDVTPKPNVARLDGHTVHFVDGTSADFDVIIYATGYNITFPFFDPGFISAPGNYIRLYKRMFKPGIDDVVFIGFAQAVPTLFPFVECQSRLLAAYAVGRYALPTTDEMERTIDADQQLHAGHCTDRPRHTQQVDYFVYEHDLLKREIPAGIKRAQRVAAVAR